The genome window ACGTTTGCCACGACCGGTAACGAACAGGATCTGCTCGATCCCTGAGGCAACCGCCTCTTCGACCACGTATTGCACCAGGGGCTTGTCGATGAGCGGGAGCATTTCCTTGGGGGATGCCTTGGTGGCTGGGAGGAAGCGGGTGCCGAGGCCCGCAACGGGAAAGACCGCCTTTTTTACCTGCATGAATGATACTCCTCTCAGGTGATCCAGATCTGATCCGCCCTATATTTATCATATTCAAATGGTTGCGTGAGGCAACCGCTTTCAGCGGTATTTTCAGCCTTTGCAGGTATGTTTTGCCGACTCGACCGTGTTGTAGAGGAGCATGGTGATGGTCATGGGGCCAACCCCTCCCGGAACCGGGGTGATGGCCGATGCCCGTTCGCTGGCTGCAGCGAATTCCACGTCTCCCACCAGTTTCTTTTCCCCGACCCGGTTGACACCCACATCGATGACCACCGCACCCTCCTTGATCCATGCTCCCTTGATCATCTCAGGTTGGCCTACGGCGGCAATCAGGACATCCGCCTGTCCTACCTTGGCGGCCAGATCCCTGGTCTTGGAGTGGCAGATCGTGACTGTGGCATGCTGGGCCAGGCACATGGCAGCAACCGGTTTGCCGACGATATTCGAGCGACCGACAATGACCACTTCCTTGCCGGCCAGGTCGACACCGGTCTCTTTCAGCATCACCATAACGCCATAGGGGGTGCAGGGACGGAACAGCGGCTTGCCAACCATCAGGCGGCCGACGTTGTAGGGGTGGAATCCGTCCACATCCTTGTGCGGGGAGATCGCCTCCAGCACCTTCTCAGTATTGATCTGTCGGGGGAGCGGGAGCTGTACCAGTATGCCGTGAATGCGGAGATCGCAGTTGAGCTTGTCGATGAGGCGGAGAAGTTCCTGCTCGCTGGTATCCGCCGGGAGCTTGTACTCGTCGGAAAAGATACCCACGTCCTGGCAGGCCTTTTCTTTCATCCGAACATATACTGCGCTGGCCGGGTCATCACCCACCAGGACCACTGCCAGGCCGGGGACGATCCCCTTTGCCCTGAGGTCGGTAACCTCAGCGGTGATTTCGCTTCGAATCTTTGCCGCAATTGCCTTGCCGTCGATCAGTTGTGCCATGGGCTTCATGCTCCTCGCGAAATTTTGCCTGCATCATACGGGATATGGAATTGGTTTGTAAAGTGGCCAGGGGAAATCCGGCATAAAAAAACCTCCACGAACGGGAGGTTTAGTAAAACTGACGTCAAGCTGCACGTGATTCAGGCTGCTGCCGCCGAAGGGCACCCTGCACAGCTGCCGCCGGTGCTGGCCGGGCAGGACGGGGCCGGGCTCTTCGATCCGTTGCCATATCCTTCAGCATACCAGCCCCCACCTTTGAGGGTGAACGCGGTAGACGAGATGAGTTTCTTCACTTCGCCGCCGCAGGAAGGGCATTCTTTCGCAGGCTCGTCGGAAAATTTCTGGCGCAACTCGAACTGGTGGTCACATGCGGTGCACTGGTATTCGTAGACAGGCATTTCGATCTCTACCCCCTGAAGCAATTTTCTCTCGTAACTATAATGATTCCATGACGATTTTGTCAAGAGTGTTCAACGGGAAAAATGCGCCAGGGTCAGGGGGGGCAGGGGAGCAGGGTACGGAGCAGGCCGGGTTCGACACCGGTGACAAGGACTGTTTTGTGACGGGATTTGGTGCCGGCTACGATGGTAACCCTGGACTTGGCGAGCCCCAGGCTCTTGGCGATGAATTCGGCCAGCTGCCGGTTGGCGGCATCGTCCACGGGGGGGGAGGTGAGACGCACCTTCAGTTCATCTCCCTGCAGCCCGCAGATCTCGGTCCGGCTGGCACGCGGCTGGACATGGACGACGAAGCAGACGCCGTCTGCGGCCCGGCTCACTTTGAACGGGAGCTGGGACGGGTCATTCCCCGTTGACGTTGAGGAGTTTGAGGTGGTTTTCAAGAATGGCCTTGAACGATGTTTCAAACTGGAGTTTTTCCCGGCGCAGTTCCTGGATCTGGTTGTTCAGCTGCATGAGCCGGTTTTCCGCCTCGGCGACGATCCGGTCTGCCTTGAGTTCGGCCTCGGAGATGAGCAGATTCCCTTCCTTCTGCGCATTGGCCTTCATCTCCTCGGAGATCTTCTGGGCTGCCAGCATGGTTTCCCGCAGCGAGGTCTCGCGCAGGCGGACATCTTCCAGTTCAAGCGACGCCTTGCGCAGCTGTTCCTTCAGCTCGGTATTTTCCCGGATGAGGCCTTCCATCTCCTGGGAGACCTGCTGCAGGAAGGAATCCACATCGTCGGGGTCGAGCCCGCCGAGCATCTTCCCTTTGAACTGCTGCTGCTGGATGTCGAGCGGCGATATCTGCACTATTAGCCCCCGAAGCCGAATTTGATACGGTTTACCAGTTCGAAGAGTGAGGCTACCATGAATTTCTGCAGGAAGAAGATGGCAAGGATCACCAGAAGCGGTGAGAGATCGAGTCCTCCGGTATTGGGGAGCACACGGCGGACCCTTTGCAGGACCGGTTCGGTACTCCGGTAAAGGAAGCTGACAATGGGGTTGTAGGGGTCGGGGTTCACCCAGGAGAGAATGGCCCGGGCGATCAGGATATACATGTAGATCGTCAGGGCGAAGTCCAGGATGTAGGCTATGGCATTGATGAAGTTGGCAATGATGAACATGTGGTCCCCGATTGGTGCGAGGTCGGACAGCTAGCATGGTTATACAGAAATACCCCCCTACTGTCAAGGAGGCCGCCCGGTTTCATGACAGCTGCTTGCGGAAACGCTGTACCGCAAAGGCGAGTATGATCGAGCCAAGGATGAAAAGCCCCAGGAGCTGGGGCCAGAGGATGTCCGGCCCGACCCCCTTGAGGAAGATTCCGCGGATGATGACCAGAAAGTAGCGGAGCGGATTGATGTAGGTCGCGTACTGAATGGCGGGCGGCATGTTTTCGATGGGGAAGGCGAAACCGGAGAGGAGCATGGCCGGAAAGGTGAACATGAAGGAGCTCATCATCGCCTGTTGCTGGGTCCGGCTGATGGTGGAGATGAAGAGTCCGAAGCCGAGCGTACTCATCAGGTAGAGACCGGTTGCGGCAAAGAGCAGGAGCAGGCTGCCGCGGAAGGGGATTTGGAACCAGAACCGCGCCATCAGGACGACGATTGAGAGGTTGATATAGCCGATGATGATGAACGGTATTGTCTTGCCGAGGATGAACTCCCAGCGCCGGATCGGGGTGACGATGATCTGCTCCATGGTGCCGATCTCCTTTTCCCGCACCACGGCCATGCTGGAGAGCATCATGGTGGTGATGAGCACCATCAGGGCGGTCACGCCGGGAACGTAGTAGTTGCGGCTTTCCAGGTTATCGTTGAACCAGGCCCGGCTTTCCAGGTCGACCTGCGGCAGCGTCCGGAGGAGGTCTCCCTGCCGGACCATGCGCTGGGTCAGGATCTGGTCGCTGAAACGGCTGGCGATCTTGACCGCATGGGAGAGGACGATGCCAGCGGTATTCGGGTCGGTGCCGTCCACGATGATCTGCAGGGAGGCTGTGCGGCCTCCCCTGATGTCGTCCTCGAAACCGGGGTCGATCTGGACTGCCGCCCGGACCTCCCCCTGGTCCATGAGCTCCCGTATCCGTCCGACACGCTCTATCTGTTCCGTGATATCGAAGTAGCCGGAACGTTGCAGTTGGGCAACCAGCTCACGGCTGGTGGCGCTCTTGTCCAGGTCATAGACTGCTGTGGTGATGTGTTTGACGTCGGTGTTCACGGCGTAGCCGAACAGGACGATCTGCACCACCGGCACGCCGAAGATGACGAAGCGCATCTTGGGATCGCGGAGGATCTGGGTAAACTCCTTGATCAGCATGGCCTTCAGGCGGTCGAACACGTGAAACCTCGCAACATGGTCACTCGATTTTTTTCCGGAACTTCAGGATTGCCAGGATCCGCACCGTAATTCCGAACAGTGCCAGCAATGCCGCTTCACGCCAGAGGACGGAAAGCCCCACCCCCTTCAGATAGATGCCACGCAGGATCGTGACCAGATAGCGGGCCGGGATGATATGGGTGACGATCTGGAGGAACTTGGGCATGTTGGCAATGGGAAAGACAAAGCCGGAAAGGAGAAAGGCTGGCAGCAGTGTCGCCACCATGGCGAACTGGCTGGAGGCGAACTGGCTCCGCCCGACGATGCTGATCAGCATCCCAAGGGAGAGGGCGCCGAACAGGAACAGGATCGCCATGCCGAGCAACAGCCAGAGCTCTCCTCTGAGCGGGACGTCAAACACGAAACGCCCCACCACCACGGACAGTGCCAGGTCTATCAGGCCGATGACGAAGTAGGGGAGCAGTTTGCCGAGGATCAGCTCCGGGCCGCGCAGAGGGGTGGAGATCAGCTGCTCCATGGTGCCGGTTTCCCACTCGCGGGCAATGGTCAGGGAGGTGAGAAAGGCGGCGATAACCATCATGATGACGGCGATGAGGCCGGGGACAATGGCGTTGCGCGAGATCATGTCATCGTTGAACCAGACCCGCGGCCGTATGTCCAGCGGCGGTCGCGGTGCGGTTCCGGTCATGCGCCGGCTCTGGGCAACAACGATGTCGGCAGCATAGAGCCGGACGATGTTTTCCGCATAGCCGAGGGCAATAGTGGCGGTATTCGAGTCGCTGCCGTCCACGATGACCTGGATGCGGATAGGTTTGCCGGACGTGCCTGCCCGGCCGAAATCGACCGGCAGCACCAGGGCGATGAGGGCGTCGCGCCGGTCAATGGCCCGTTCCACGGCCTGGTAGTCGCTGACGTGCTCTACGAGCTGGAAGTAGCGTGAGCCGCTGAAACGACCGATGAAATCGCGGCTGGCCGGGGTTTCGCTCTGGTCCCAGACCACCAGCGGCACCTTGTCCACATCCAGGGTGAGAGCGTAGCCGAACATGAACAGGAGCAGCATCGGCAGGGCTAGCCCCATGATCAGGCTGCGCACATCGCGGATGATGTGCAGGTATTCCTTTTTGGCGACGGCCCGTACCCGTTGCAGCTTCATATGACTCAGGGCTCTCCTAGCGGGCAAATTCCCGTTGTGGCTCTTCCGCCCGGTCGCGCGCTTCGATGAGCGAAACAAAGACATCCTCCAGCGAGGGGACGATCCGCTCCGGCCGCAGAGCCGGGAATCCGGCCTGCATGAGACTGTCGGCAATGAGCGGGATCGCTGCGCCGGCATCTTCGACCACCGCATGCACCCCCCGGCCGAATAGGGCGACATGGCGCACGCCGGGGAGCGCCTCAATGATCTCCAGGGCATCCTGCGGGCGGTCACAGGATAGTTCCACGATCTCCTCCCCCATCTGGTCTGTTTTCAGTTCTCCCGGCGAACCGAGGGCTATCAGCTCACCGCGGTAGATCAGGCCGAGGCGGTCGCAGTATTCGGCTTCATCCATGTAGTGGGTGGTGACGAAGACCGTGACCCCTTCGCCGGCCAGGCGGTAGATCAGGTCCCAGAAATTGCGCCTGCTGATCGGGTCCACCCCGGAGGTCGGCTCGTCGAGGAAGATGATGGGAGGTTCGTGGAGGATGGCGCACCCCAGCGCCAGCCGCTGCTTCCAGCCGCCGGAGAGCGTGGCGGTCCTGGAGTGCCGGTGTTCGGCAAGCCCGGACATCTCGACGACCCATTCCTTGCGCTCTCGCTTCCTGTCCGGTGCAATCCGGTAGATGCCGCTGTAGAAGTCGATATTCTCCTCTACCGTCAGATCCTCGTAGAGGGAAAAACGCTGGCTCATGTAGCCGATGTTGGACTTGATCTCTTCGGCCTGCCGGTTGATGTCGAAACCTGCCACGGTTCCGGTTCCGTCGGAAGGGGTCAGGATGCCGCAGAGCATCCGGATGGTGGTCGATTTGCCGGCGCCGTTGGGACCGAGGAAGCCGAATATCTCCCCCCGCTTCACATCCAGGCTGACATGGCTGACCGCCTGGAAATCGCCGAAGCGCTTCGAGAGATCGCGCAGCGATACGGCGAACTCCTCGTTATCCTTGGTCATGCCCGGCTCCTGACTCTTCCTCCTGCAGGACGGAGACAAACACATCCTCCAGGCTCGGTTCGATGGGGCGTATCCCCTGGAGGGTGACCCCCGCTGCCGTAAGGAGCCCATTCACCAAGTCCGTCACCCGATCCGGATCAGCGGAGACCAGGTGCACACGGTCGCCGAAGAGACCGACAGACGTGTCGGGAAAACGGTCGCGTAACAGCCGTGCCGTGAGCCGGGCATTATCGGACCTGATTTCCAGGATGGTCCCCCTCATGAGGCTGCGCAGACGATCCGGGGTGTCGCAGGCCAAAAGCCTCCCCTTGTGGATGAGACCGACCCGGTTGCAGCGATCCGCCTCATCGAGATAGGCGGTGGTGACGAAGATGGTGACCCCCTCCTTGAGGAGCTGGTAGAGGATGCGCCAGAAATCGCGGCGGGAGACCGGATCGACGCCATTGGTCGGTTCGTCGAGAAAGAGCACCCTGGGGGTATGGATCAGGGCGCAGGCAAGTCCCAACTTTTGCTTCATCCCGCCGGAGAGGTTTCCTGCCTGCCGGCGCTTGAACGGCGTCAGGTTGCTGAAGGCGAGGAGGCGTTCGACCTTGTCCTCCCGGCCTTGCTTCGGGATGCCGAAGATGTCGGCGTAGAAGTGGATGTTTTCGAGGACCGTCAGGTCCTGGTAGAGGCCGAAGCGCTGGCTCATGTAGCCGATGTCGTCCTTGAGCTCTTCGGACTCGCGGACCGTATCCCGCCCCATGACCGATGCCGAGCCAGCAGAGGGGTCCATGATGCCGACGAGCATGCGCATGGTGGTGGTCTTACCTGCGCCGTCGGAGCCGACCAGGCCGAACAGTTCCCCTTGCGCAACGGAGAGGGTCAGGTTGTCGACGGCCGTGTTGGTGCCGAAGCGTTTGCAGAGGTTGTCTATCCTGACCGCATCCATACGGGGCACCACGCGTTACTTGAGTGTCAGTTCGGCGTTTACCGGCATCCCCGGTTTCAGCTCATGGTGCGGGTTGGGGGCGGTGATCTTGATGCGGTAGACGAGCTTGACCCGCTCCTTCTCGGTCTGGACGTTCTTGGGTGTGAATTCCGCTTCGGGGGAGATGAAACTGACGGTACCTTGGTAGGCACGACCCGGAAAGGTATCGCCGGTGATCCGGGCTGTCTGGCCCAGCTTCACCCTGCCCAAGTCGGTTTCGGGGATATAGGCCCTGATCCAGACCGATTCGAGATCGCCGATGGTCAGTACCGGCGTGCCCGTATTCACCAGTTCACCCGGTTCCTGGTGTTTGGCCAGGACGCTTCCTGCAGTAGGGGAAAACAGGGCGGCATCATCCAGGCGATTGCTGGCCAGCTCCAGGGCCGCCCGAGCGCTTCCCACCCTGGCCCGTGCCTGCCTGATGGTCTCGATGCGCGGACCTTTCCTGACCATGCCCAGCCGTTCGCGCAATTCGCGCGCCTGGGCCTTGGCCATCAAAAAGGCGCTACGCGCAGCTTCAAAATCGTGGGTTGATATGACTTCCCGCTGGTAGAGCTCTTCCTGTCGTGCGAAATCGGCTGTCAGCCGGTTTTCCTCGGCTTCAGCCCTGTCAAGGGCGGCTCGGGCCTGGGCAATCTCTTCGCTCCTCGAACCTGCCTCCAGTTCGGCAAGAACTGCCATGGCTGCCTCAAGTTCTGCCCGGCGCAGGGCAACCTCCTGCTCGAGGTCGTCGGTCTCCAGTCTGGCCAGGAGCTGGCCCACCTTTACGGTCGCGCCCTCATCGACCAGCCGCTCCTTGAGCCGGCCATTTACCTTGAACCCCACCGTCACTGTGGTGGCTTCCACAGTTCCTGAAACCGTGAGTGTGGACGATGAGGGGGAAGGGTGTCGAAACAGTATGATGATCGCCACGGCCACAAGGATAACGACGGCAGCGGCAACAATGATGCGTCGGGAAGCGGTCACGCGGGCTCCTTCTTCCGATGTTGCTGGTGATTGATGGTTCCTTAGAATGAATGTATATCACCTTCTGCCGTGGATTGCATCTGAACGATTCATGGCGTGTTAGCCTGTGCGGGAGCCAGAGGAAAGAATTTACTGTTGTTGCCCGCAGCCAAAAGCGCTACAATTCCGATTTCGAAGGCATATCTGCTGTGAGGTCGAGGAAATGAAACGAATCCATGCATCAATCCTGCTTGCGTTGCTGACGACGGCGATGCCTGTGTACGCTGACAGCGTATCGGCACAGAAGGCGTACAACGAGGGGGATTTTGCTACAGCCTTCCGCGAATTCAAGGCCGACGGCAGTGCAAAATCCCTTTTTCAGATCGGTCTTATGTATGCCAACGGCAAGGGTGTCAAGAAAGACCGGCGGGAAGCGGTCAAATGGTACCGCAAATCGGCCGAACAGGGTTTCGGCAAGGCTCAGGTAACGCTCGGGCTGATGTACTCCCTGGGGGACGAGGTTCGCCAGGACAAAAAGGAAGCGGCCAAGTGGTATCGCAAGGCAGCCGAGCAGGGGCTGGCAGATGCCCAGTTTGCCACCGGACAGATCTATGACCGGGGCGAAGGGGTGCATCAGGACCGCGCGGAAGCTGCAAAATGGTACCGGAAGGCTGCCGAGCAGAAACATGCCAATGCCCAGCTGAACCTGGGGGTAAAGTACGATAACGGCGAAGGGGTTGAGAAGGACAAGCAAGAGGCGGCCAAGTGGTATCAGAAGGCTGCCGAGCAGGGGATTTCCCGTGCCCAGTACCTGCTGGGGCACCTCTATGACAAAGGTGACGGCGTTCTCCTTGATAAAAAGGAAGCCTTAAAATGGTATCGCAAGGCTGCCGAGCAGGGATATGCCCTGGCCCAGTACAATCTCGGGCTCCTCTATGATCGCGGCGACGGTGTTCCCCAGGACAACGGGGAGGCTCTGAAGTGGTTCCGGCGGGCCGCGGACAAGGGGAATGCCGACGCCCAGTTTGCCGTGGCCCAGGCATATGTCAAGGGGATCTCGGTCAAGAAGGACCTGAAGATGGGGCTCAAGTGGTATCGCAAGGCTGCCGAACAGGGGCAGGCCGATGCCCAGTTCCTCCTTGGGCAGATCTATGACAAAGGGGAACTGGTCAAGCAGGACCGCAAAGAGGCGTTCAAGTGGTATCGTAAGGCTGCCGAGCAGGGGCTCGATCAGGCCCAGTTCATCCTCGGGCTCATGTATTTCAACGGATTCGGGGTGAAGCAGAACAAGATAGAGGCGCTGGTCTGGTTCCAGAAAGCTGCCGAGCAGGGCCACGACCAGGCGCAGAAGACCCTGGAGTTCCTGGGCAAAAGGCGGTCACCCATGCTTTAGGCGTGTGCGGAATACCGCGACGAGGGATTCATTATAATGTTACAACTCGCCGGATGAGAGTTTGACAGCCCTTAAGGTGAGGTTATACTTTTCTGTGAAGTGTCTCATCCTGGAGGGTGCCATGTACATACAGATTCGTGACAATACCGGCACTGAACGGTTTATCGAGGAAGAGCATCTTGACGCCTCCATAGCCTCCGGCGAGGTGGTTGCGTTCCGACGCAGCGATGGCTGGATTTCGGCACCGAGCGAGCAGTTGCGCGGCAACGGCGTGGTGGGGACGAAAACCTATCGTGGCCAGGAACGGCGAAGGTCGCTGCTTTCCAAGAGACGGATCCCTTCGGACGATACCAATTCCTGACCCGCATGCAGCAGCCTGACAGGGAGCCGGCGAATCGGCTCTCTGTCAGGTTGTTAGCTCCTCCCCTGTCTGATGCGCGGGTCGGCAAGCGCATAACAGACATCTGCCAGCAGGTTTCCCACCAGCGTCAAACCGGCTCCGATCACCAGAATCCCCATTACCAGCGGATAATCCCTCGACATGACCCCTTGATAGAAGAGCTGACCCATGCCGGGAATGGCGAAGATCGTCTCGAAGATGACGCTGCCGCCGATCAGGCCGGGGAGCGAAAAGCCGAGCAGGGTGATGACCGGTAGAAGGGCATTGCGCAACGCGTGACGGAAGATAACGGCTCGTTCCGACAGCCCCTTGGCCCGTGCTGTCACGATATAGTCCTGGCCGATCACTTCCAGCATGGTCGAGCGCATGAACCGGGAGAGGCCTGCCAGGCTGCCGAACGAGGCGACCGCCAGCGGGAGTATCAGGTGTTTGGCCAGGTCCCAGAGCCTGGCTAACAGGCCCCACTGCTCGCTCCCCAGGGAGTGAAGTCCCGAGATGGGCAGCCAGCCGAGTTTCACCCCGAAAAAGTACATGAGCAACAGTGCCAGCCAGAACGTCGGCACGGCGAAACCGATAAAGACGAAGATGGTGATCCCTTTGTCCAGCAGTGAATTGCGGTGGATTGCCGCCAGGATGCCGATCGGTATGGCCAGGCCGAACTCGATGCAGAGCGCAATCAGGTTGAGGGAGACGGTGACGGGTATCCGTTCCTTGATCTTGTCGATGACCGGCCGGTTATCGGGGGCAAAAGAGTTGCCGAAATCCAGGTGGGCCAGCCGCTTGAGCCAGTTGCCGTACTGGACGGGCAACGGCTTGTCCAGGCCGTAGAATTCCCGGAGACGCTGTCGGGCTTCGGCCGATACCTTGGGGTTCATCGCCACCTGCATCTCCACCGGTTCGCCAGGGGCCAGGTGGATCACCGTGAACGTGATAAGGGTGATCCCCAGGAGCAGGGGGATCATCATCAGGAGACGTTTGGTCAGATAGCGGATCATGCGTGCGTTCTACCAGTCCTTGACGTAGGGTATGCGGATGTAAACCGTGAGAATTCGCATCAGTGCAGTTGCTCATCCTTGGGGACGTACCACTTGATCATGTTATAAGTGATCCCTGCCGGGGCCGGTTCAATGCCGTGGAAACGGGCATTTACCACGGGAAGGGCATCGGGAACGAAGAGGAAGGTATAGGGCTGCTCGTCCGCCAGGATCTCCTGGATCCGCCAATAGCAGCGTTTCCGGCGTTCCAGGTCGAAGGTGCTTCTCCCTTCTTCTATCAGCCGATCCACTTCGGCGTTCTTGAAGCCGACGAAATTGAGTTCTTTGGGGCCGGTCTTGCTGGAATGCCAGACATCGAACAGATCCGGGTCCTGCGGGATGGTCCACCCCATGACAATGGCCTCGAAATCCCCCTTGTCGATGAAGTTTTTCAGAAACGATGCCCACTCCACCACCCTGATCTTCACGTCGATTCCCACCGCTTTCAGACGTTGCTGGATGATCAGGGCGGTTTTCAGCCGCTGGTCGTTCCCCTGATTAGTCAGAATGGTGAACTGAAACGGTTTTCCGTTTCTGGTCAGGATACCGTCTTGATTCCGTTTGCTCCACCCCACCTCGGCAAGGAGCCGGGCTGCCCGTTGCGGATCGTATCCCAAATCCTTGACCGTCGGGTTAAAGGCCCAGGTGCCCGGCTTGTAAGGGCCGTGGGCCACCTGGCCCATTCCCAGCAATACGCCCTGCACGATTTCGTCCTTGCTGATGGCCAGGGTGATCGCCTGCCGTACCCGTTTGTCCCGGAAAAGGGGGTGGCGCAGGTTGTATCCCAGATAGGTGTAAACGGAGGCAGGATAACGGTATTTGGCGAAGCGCGCGAGAAAATCGGCGCTTGTTGTCTGGCGCTGGTATTGGACCGGCGTAAGCGCCATCATGTCGATGCCGCCGGCCTTCAGCTCCATGTACATGGTGGAGGTATCGGGAATAAACCGATAAACGTAACGGTCGATGTAAGGCCGGCCTTCGAAATAGTCATGGAATGACTCAAGCTCGATCTTCTGGGCGGCGGTCCATTCCTTGAAGCGGTAGGGACCTGTTCCGACCGGTTTTCGGGATAGGGGGCTCTTGGTGATATCGGTCCCTTCGAGGAGATGCGCCGGGAGGATCGATGCTGCCCATGATTCCAGGGCCGGGGCAAAGGGCTTGTCGTAGGTCACCCTGAAGGTGTAGGGGTCCGGAGCTGTCGCCTGTTTTACCTGTTTGAAGTCTTCGGCATAGGCGGTGGGGGTCTTGGGGTCGATGGTGACCCGGTAGGTGTACATGACATCGCGTGAGGTGAATTCGTGGCCGTCATGCCATTTCACACCCCGACGCAAATGGAAGGTTATGGTGAGGCCGTCCGGCGACACGTCCCACCGCTCTGCCAGTTCTCCTTCCAGTTTCAGGTTCTTGTCGTACCGGACCAGGCTGCTGTAGATCAGGCTGGCAACTTCATGTGAGACGCTGTCCGAGGCAAGCAGGGGGATGAGCGTGGATGCCTCGCCGATAGCGCCGACGATCAGGGTATCGCCATAGGCAGGGGGGCCGGCGGAGCGATGGAGCCGCAGTGCCGGCTTCGGTTCTCTATCGGTGCAACCGCAGGCAAGGATGAACAGCAGCAGGCAGAGGGCCCACCGGAACCTCATCGTTCCTGAATCTCCGCTTTGATCTTCTTGATCTTCTCGGCGGCTTCCTTGTTGTCGGGGTCGAGTTTGATGACCCGGCGATAGAGTTCAAGGGCGCTCTTGCTGTCGCGTTTTGCGAGATAGACCTCTGCCAGGTGGCTGATGATGGTGGGATCGTCATCTACGATCTCGTAGGCGCGTTCCAGGCTCTTGACCGCTTCGTCATAGCGCTTCAATTTGTAGAAAACCCAGCCGAGACTGTCCAGGATGAAGCCGTCGTCGGGGCGGAGCCCGTTGGCCTTCTTGAGGAGCCGCAGCGCCTCGTCCAGGTTCTCCCCGAGCTCTGCATAGGTATAGCCGAGGTAATTGAGCGCCTGCGGGTCGTCCGGGGTGATTTCCAGCACCCGTTTCATGCGGGCGATGGATTCGGCTTTGTTGCCGATCTTTTCGTAAATCACCCCCAGCCGGAACTGGAGTGATGGTTCCGCCGGGAATTTCCCTTCGATGCCGGTCAAGACCTTGAGGGCCTCGTCAGGCTTGCCGAGATTGTCATAGACCCCAGCCAGGTAGAGGTAGGGATCGAGGCGGTCCGGTGCGTGGGAGATCACGTCGTTGAGGAAGGAGATGGCCCGTTCCGGTTCACCTTTGTCTTTGTAGAGAAAGGCGATATGCCCCACTGCCTCGTAATAGTTGAATGCTGTGGCAGGAATCTTTGCATACTCGGCAATTGCCCGGTCAGGGTCGTTCTTTTCCTCGTAGGCATTGGCCAGGTAGAAACGGATCTGGTTGGCGTCAGGTTCCTGTTCGAGGATACTGTTAAAGATGGCGATCGCCTCGTCGAACTGTTCGAGTTCCAGGTTGATCAGTCCCATCTTCCGCTTGGTTTCCAGCCCGCCCAGGTTGGCGGCATCCATGGTCTTCAGGAGTGACAGCGCCTCTTCGAGGCGCTTCTGCTGGATCAGGAGCTGAACCAGGTGTTGTGCCACCGAAACGTTCTGGGGGTTTTCGTTCAGCAATTGGCGGTAGATCGCAACGGCGTCCCCGGCAAGGCCCTGGGTTTCCAGGGAGATTGCCAGATCGATCAGCGCCTGTTCGAAGTCGGGTTTGATTTCGAGGGCCTTGCGGTAATACTGCACCGCTTCGCGGGGGAGCTTCATCTGGTCGTAGGTTTTGCCCAGGTAGTAGTAGGCAAAGGCATTGTCCGGCGAAATCTTGATCAGGGCCTTGAGGGTATTGATCGCCTCTTCGTATTCGAAGATCTTCACATAGGCAACGGCAAGGTGGAGGTAGAGCTCTTCCTTGTTCTTGTTGAGCTCGATGGCTTTTTTGAAATGTTCGGTCGCCTCGCGGTCCCGTTTGAGCCCCACCAGGATGTTGCCTGCCAGCTGATGGGCGTTGAAGCTCTTGGGGTCGATCTCGATGGCTGTCTCGCAGGCCTTGAGAGCTTCCAGGGGCTGGTTGCTTTTCAGGTAAACCCCAGCCATGGCGGTGTAGAGGTA of Geobacter sp. contains these proteins:
- a CDS encoding tetratricopeptide repeat protein, producing MKRLGIAAIISISALCPSCATSQTAATRPPADQAATPPRLDIADSRAMYLFSLSRLHSLDGDTEGALTLLRAATETDPSGAYLYTAMAGVYLKSNQPLEALKACETAIEIDPKSFNAHQLAGNILVGLKRDREATEHFKKAIELNKNKEELYLHLAVAYVKIFEYEEAINTLKALIKISPDNAFAYYYLGKTYDQMKLPREAVQYYRKALEIKPDFEQALIDLAISLETQGLAGDAVAIYRQLLNENPQNVSVAQHLVQLLIQQKRLEEALSLLKTMDAANLGGLETKRKMGLINLELEQFDEAIAIFNSILEQEPDANQIRFYLANAYEEKNDPDRAIAEYAKIPATAFNYYEAVGHIAFLYKDKGEPERAISFLNDVISHAPDRLDPYLYLAGVYDNLGKPDEALKVLTGIEGKFPAEPSLQFRLGVIYEKIGNKAESIARMKRVLEITPDDPQALNYLGYTYAELGENLDEALRLLKKANGLRPDDGFILDSLGWVFYKLKRYDEAVKSLERAYEIVDDDPTIISHLAEVYLAKRDSKSALELYRRVIKLDPDNKEAAEKIKKIKAEIQER